The Alosa sapidissima isolate fAloSap1 chromosome 5, fAloSap1.pri, whole genome shotgun sequence genome has a window encoding:
- the LOC121709800 gene encoding transcription factor Ovo-like 2: MRTVIFSMSILESTRGDTEEVHAPSSTSDFLCPVCNKVFPLQRMLTRHLKCHSLVKRHPCRYCGKGFNDTFDLKRHMRTHTGIRPYRCELCEKAFTQRCSLESHLRKIHGVRQQYAYRQRRSKIFVCEDCGFTSGRPDEYFIHVREHHPGSSALRRYYRKHIPERTATVADHNINPFILYQPASFYI; this comes from the exons ATGAGGACAGTGATTTTCTCTATGTCAATACTGGAGAGTACAAGAGGAGACACTGAAGAG GTCCATGCTCCCTCCAGCACTAGTGATTTCTTATGCCCAGTTTGCAACAAGGTTTTCCCTCTTCAGAGGATGCTAACTCGTCACCTAAAATGCCACAGTCTCGTGAAGAGGCACCCCTGCAGATACTGTGGAAAGGGTTTCAATGACACTTTTGACCTGAAGAGGCATATGCGTACCCATACAG GCATTCGGCCATATAGGTGTGAACTCTGTGAAAAAGCTTTCACCCAACGCTGTTCTCTGGAATCCCACCTGAGGAAGATTCACGGCGTGCGACAGCAGTACGCCTATCGCCAGCGCCGCTCCaagatatttgtgtgtgaggaCTGTGGCTTCACTTCTGGAAGACCAGATGAATATTTCATACATGTTCGTGAGCATCATCCTGGCAGTTCGGCCTTGCGGAGATACTATCGCAAACACATACCTGAGAGAACAGCTACAGTGGCTGATCATAATATCAACCCATTTATACTGTACCAACCAGCTAGTTTCTACATCTAA